A region from the Hylaeus volcanicus isolate JK05 chromosome 6, UHH_iyHylVolc1.0_haploid, whole genome shotgun sequence genome encodes:
- the LOC128877792 gene encoding zinc finger FYVE domain-containing protein 9 isoform X3 gives MEKFAVDLDKVLDDFEFNEDCAEQIASVNPSANSASSSASKSNLEPSDLKPYNYHLIESRTANKELDVVSPLERHKDPQETAGRSICVQDKNVIPDALTYTKDETSLDSLDSVNHFYMQECANDNKLTQKQIVPPYNSEQVPLTIHNDISQKLIQKQQNGSSSPKIDNRYDKKLNQFNLKPSVSNVFSSLNDYINAPPGSSDCIHPTLDEQERESNIESKPICHDREAPRLIQSSVKNTDESTAIKQGSNTINSGKEASISSHQDVAVSVASEFPDTRESNIEEDSVKNIHLPSYEEIKNESELSRNTMVTETYRLSTDAEVVNEKLHSKLNFDRVRENIDIVSRENNSRFEYLHGAQATSCEKKSVTQSEESKPLDVKCSVTTDKHKVSSNLVHKPLGFSSINDLPEEELTKYLAEIEEEDTLNKENNKHETVLENTMQSTSQDQKNEVQTLKNIIEPSTTTEEELSKKIENISVIDYTKEDTNKEIQTDLLEKQNQQQYNDQAKEDKRSDVLDNTSSRKFELSHIDDDEKEKHEYIHVTLESGSISNTESIKDVREDCTYDLNINQESLTNDRTETQLKEQKENFGQYSQACELKMQSDIDNNSEESISISSEIKVQSNTITHYDDTMPKSVEASIRSNTSDTSDESEKPVRPQTLDIVLTNNTSEHPTLGSTSDTSGQVQSDVDAMKEDQGSLPDILDNSLPESSLVLGKQPPFWVPDSNAPSCMFCDVKFTVIKRRHHCRACGKVLCNKCCSMKYKLEYQGNIDSRVCVSCYQLLTKAETEQGLGEWTSGYSTCMSNNDINSPQLSGGLAPPPTVMVPVGVLKREGGTKNRPEVSKSVMFSDGIRPGCDLTELDMSWDLKRPYRKLASMIIPTPGSSVPSTSVKRQNLPHLDPNTESYVPHEPNALPPTVTIHKGQVSYHPVTDEDLLYKTLKNDCEPPVMFAINRNLYAYVKIVNLNCCVNKTCWNVTSKGLACVGQDEVILLIETLPDETQIPKDLLIFINELYLEAIAGHTVSELGFSRYHGGNLLGSRKHAGFLFIRQTFQCLQKIVLPPAPFLVGLLVHRWETPWAKVFPLRLVLRIGAEYRNYPCPLFSVRFRDALYFEIGHTVMKVLADFRNFGYTLPTVRGLTIHFRNRITDVMFPKNRYDQVIKGLNNSNDHVLAYASNFSMAADSHLVCIQTNTGDESNYQTQAISIANKPRTVTGTSFIVINGALKSSMGLSAKSSIVEDGMMVEIMPEKMEALKAALRNMQDFSIGCGRQGAPEPDETVNIKWVENDVNFNVGVKSPIDGQPMDGIPSIRVRKSIHCKGTSRFICWREVFIIKSDDHPNGVHDPVDIDKLSGNIAKATCTALVKLLDLLATAGLMKLGVRTTIHPDNVGYEAGSEGMKLPPIYMNSLDNELIQVLHKAAQSSQDTHTVLELIFYILDY, from the exons ATGGAAAAATTTGCCGTTGATTTGGACAAAGTTCTCGAcgattttgaatttaacgaag ATTGTGCAGAGCAAATAGCATCTGTTAATCCTTCTGCAAACAGTGCATCGTCTTCTGCGAGTAAGAGTAACTTGGAACCATCGGATTTAAAACCTTATAATTATCATTTGATAGAGTCTAGGACAGCCAACAAAGAATTGGATGTGGTATCTCCTCTGGAAAGGCATAAGGATCCACAGGAAACGGCTGGAAGGAGTATATGTGTCCAAGACAAGAACGTAATTCCTGATGCTCTTACCTATACTAAAGATGAAACGTCGCTAGATAGCTTGGACAgcgtaaatcatttttatatgcaagAATGCGCAAACGACAATAAATTGACGCAAAAACAAATTGTCCCGCCGTATAACTCCGAGCAGGTTCCTTTGACGATACATAACGACATAtcgcaaaaattaattcaaaaacaGCAAAATGGTAGTAGTAGCCCAAAGATTGACAATAGGTATGATAAAAAACTGAATCAATTTAATCTCAAACCCAGTGTTAGCAATGTCTTCAGTAGTTTAAACGACTATATAAACGCGCCGCCTGGAAGTTCGGACTGTATTCACCCTACGTTAGACGAGCAAGAAAGAGAATCCAATATAGAATCTAAACCTATTTGCCACGATAGGGAAGCACCTCGGTTAATTCAAAGTTCTGTGAAAAATACAGACGAAAGTACAGCGATTAAACAAGGAAGCAATACGATTAATAGTGGTAAAGAAGCTTCCATTTCAAGTCATCAGGATGTCGCGGTATCCGTAGCATCGGAATTTCCCGATACGCGTGAATCGAATATCGAAGAAGAtagtgtaaaaaatattcatttaccaagttatgaagaaataaaaaatgaatctgaACTCTCTAGAAACACAATGGTAACCGAAACATACAGATTAAGTACCGATGCAGAAGTAGTAAACGAGAAACTACATAGTAAACTCAATTTTGATCGGGTGcgtgaaaatattgatatcgTAAGCAGAGAGAATAATTCGAGATTTGAATATCTTCATGGCGCTCAGGCGACTAGTTGCGAAAAGAAGTCTGTAACACAATCGGAAGAAAGTAAACCGTTAGATGTAAAATGTTCTGTTACAACTGATAAACATAAAGTCAGTTCAAATCTAGTACATAAACCACTTGGATTCAGTAGTATCAATGATTTACCAGAGGAGGAACTGACTAAGTATTTAGCTGAAATAGAGGAAGAAGATACgctaaacaaagaaaataacaagCACGAAACTGTATTAGAAAATACAATGCAAAGTACATCACAAGATCAAAAGAACGAAGTTCAAaccttgaaaaatattatagaaccTTCAACGACAACAGAGGAAGAATTAagcaagaaaatagaaaatatttcggTAATTGATTATACGAAAGAagatacaaataaagaaatacagaCTGATTTATTAGAGAAACAGAATCAACAACAATACAACGATCAAGCGAAAGAAGATAAACGTAGCGACGTGTTAGATAATACAAGCAGTAGAAAATTCGAATTATCGCATATAGACGATGATGAGAAGGAAAAACACGAATATATTCATGTAACGTTAGAAAGCGGATCTATATCTAATACAGAGAGTATTAAGGACGTTCGAGAAGATTGTACAtatgatttaaatataaatcaagaATCATTGACTAACGATAGAACTGAAACGCAATTAAAGGagcagaaagaaaattttgggCAATATAGTCAAGCTTGCGAATTAAAAATGCAAAGCGACATCGATAATAATTCCGAAGAAAGCATTTCGATATCATccgaaataaaagtacaaagtaaTACGATAACGCATTATGATGATACAATGCCTAAATCTGTGGAGGCTTCCATAAGATCAAACACAAGCGATACCAGCGATGAATCAGAGAAGCCAGTGCGACCTCAGACTTTGGATATcgttttaacaaataatacaaGCGAACATCCGACACTTGGTTCTACAAGCGATACATCTGGTCAAGTGCAATCGGATGTCGATGCTATGAAAGAAGATCAAGGATCTTTGCCAGATATCTTAGACAATTCCTTACCAGAATCTAGTTTAGTTTTGGGAAAGCAACCCCCATTTTGGGTTCCAGATAGCAATGCACCCAGTTGTATGTTCTGCGATGTAAAATTTACAGTAATCAAAAGGCGACATCACTGTCGCGCGTGTGGAAAAGTCTTATGTAATAAATGCTGtagtatgaaatataaattagaataTCAGGGAAACATTGACTCCCGTGTTTGCGTTTCCTGTTATCAGCTTCTCACCAAAG cTGAAACTGAACAAGGTTTGGGAGAATGGACTTCTGGTTATTCAACGTGCATGAGTAACAATGATATCAATTCACCTCAG TTATCTGGCGGATTGGCTCCACCGCCTACGGTCATGGTACCCGTCGGAGTTCTTAAAAGAGAAGGTGGTACAAAGAACAGGCCTGAAGTTTCAAAATCTGTTATGTTTAGCGATG GAATAAGGCCTGGCTGTGACCTGACAGAACTAGACATGTCGTGGGACTTGAAACGGCCGTACCGGAAATTGGCGAGCATGATTATACCGACACCTGGATCGTCGGTGCCGAGTACTTCTGTCAAGAGGCAGAACTTGCCGCATTTGGATCCAAACACTGAAAGTTACGTGCCACACGAACCGAACGCCCTTCCGCCAACCGTAACGATACATAAAGGAC AAGTATCGTACCACCCTGTAACAGACGAGGATCTTCTCTACAAAACACTAAAAAATGATTGCGAGCCACCAGTAATGTTTGCAATTAATCGGAATCTCTATGCCTACGTTAAGATAGTAAATT TAAATTGCTGcgtaaataaaacatgttGGAACGTTACATCGAAAGGACTCGCTTGCGTAGGACAAGACGAGGTAATACTGTTAATTGAAACGTTGCCCGATGAAACCCAGATACCGAAGGACCTCCTTATTTTCATCAACGAGTTATATCTCGAAGCTATCGCAG GACACACGGTCTCCGAGTTGGGATTCTCGAGATATCATGGAGGAAATCTTTTGGGTTCTCGGAAACATGCTGGATTCCTTTTCATACGACAAACGTTTCAATGTTTACAAAAGATCGTTTTACCTCCTGCCCCTTTCCTAGTGGGTTTACTGGTGCACAg GTGGGAAACACCGTGGGCTAAAGTGTTTCCGTTGCGTCTTGTCCTACGAATTGGTGCGGAATATCGCAACTATCCTTGCCCGCTATTCTCCGTGCGATTTCGTGATGCCTTGTACTTCGAGATAGGACACACTGTTATGAAAGTGTTAGCGGATTTTCGAAACTTCGGGTACACGTTACCTACCGTGAGAGGACTGACTATACATTTCAGGAATCGAATAACGGATGTGATGTTCCCAAAGAATCGATACGATCAAGTGATCAAAGGTTTGAACAATTCGAACGACCACGTGCTAGCGTATGCTTCGAATTTCAGCATGGCTGCCGACTCGCACTTAGTCTGCATACAAACCAACACTGGCGACGAAAGCAATTACCAAACGCAAGCGATAAGTATCGCGAACAAACCAAGAACAG TGACAGGAACGAGTTTTATCGTTATCAACGGCGCGTTAAAATCGTCGATGGGTCTCTCGGCCAAATCAAGTATAGTGGAGGATGGAATGATGGTAGAAATAATGCCAGAAAAAATGGAGGCTTTAAAGGCGGCTCTCAGAAACATGCAAGATTTTTCTATTGGTTGCGGTCGACAAGGAGCACCCGAACCAGACGAAACAGTAAACATAAAATGGGTCGAAAACGATGTAAACTTCAACGTAGG AGTTAAAAGTCCTATCGATGGACAACCAATGGATGGTATTCCATCGATTAGAGTACGTAAAAGTATCCATTGCAAGGGAACAAGCAGATTTATTTGTTGGAGggaagtatttattattaag TCTGATGATCATCCGAACGGGGTTCACGATCCAGTGGATATAGATAAATTATCCGGAAATATAGCGAAAGCAACGTGCACAGCTTTGGTGAAGCTACTAGACCTTCTAGCTACTGCTGGTTTAATGAAACTTGGCGTAAGAACTACCATTCATCCCGATAAC GTGGGTTATGAAGCTGGTAGCGAAGGTATGAAATTGCCACCGATCTACATGAACAGTTTGGACAACGAATTAATTCAAGTTCTGCATAAAGCAGCGCAAAGCAGTCAGGATACACATACGGtgcttgaattaattttttacatactCGACTATTGA
- the LOC128877792 gene encoding zinc finger FYVE domain-containing protein 9 isoform X4, whose product MEKFAVDLDKVLDDFEFNEDCAEQIASVNPSANSASSSASKSNLEPSDLKPYNYHLIESRTANKELDVVSPLERHKDPQETAGRSICVQDKNVIPDALTYTKDETSLDSLDSVNHFYMQECANDNKLTQKQIVPPYNSEQVPLTIHNDISQKLIQKQQNGSSSPKIDNRYDKKLNQFNLKPSVSNVFSSLNDYINAPPGSSDCIHPTLDEQERESNIESKPICHDREAPRLIQSSVKNTDESTAIKQGSNTINSGKEASISSHQDVAVSVASEFPDTRESNIEEDSVKNIHLPSYEEIKNESELSRNTMVTETYRLSTDAEVVNEKLHSKLNFDRVRENIDIVSRENNSRFEYLHGAQATSCEKKSVTQSEESKPLDVKCSVTTDKHKVSSNLVHKPLGFSSINDLPEEELTKYLAEIEEEDTLNKENNKHETVLENTMQSTSQDQKNEVQTLKNIIEPSTTTEEELSKKIENISVIDYTKEDTNKEIQTDLLEKQNQQQYNDQAKEDKRSDVLDNTSSRKFELSHIDDDEKEKHEYIHVTLESGSISNTESIKDVREDCTYDLNINQESLTNDRTETQLKEQKENFGQYSQACELKMQSDIDNNSEESISISSEIKVQSNTITHYDDTMPKSVEASIRSNTSDTSDESEKPVRPQTLDIVLTNNTSEHPTLGSTSDTSGQVQSDVDAMKEDQGSLPDILDNSLPESSLVLGKQPPFWVPDSNAPSCMFCDVKFTVIKRRHHCRACGKVLCNKCCSMKYKLEYQGNIDSRVCVSCYQLLTKAETEQGLGEWTSGYSTCMSNNDINSPQLSGGLAPPPTVMVPVGVLKREGGTKNRPEVSKSVMFSDELDMSWDLKRPYRKLASMIIPTPGSSVPSTSVKRQNLPHLDPNTESYVPHEPNALPPTVTIHKGQVSYHPVTDEDLLYKTLKNDCEPPVMFAINRNLYAYVKIVNLNCCVNKTCWNVTSKGLACVGQDEVILLIETLPDETQIPKDLLIFINELYLEAIAGHTVSELGFSRYHGGNLLGSRKHAGFLFIRQTFQCLQKIVLPPAPFLVGLLVHRWETPWAKVFPLRLVLRIGAEYRNYPCPLFSVRFRDALYFEIGHTVMKVLADFRNFGYTLPTVRGLTIHFRNRITDVMFPKNRYDQVIKGLNNSNDHVLAYASNFSMAADSHLVCIQTNTGDESNYQTQAISIANKPRTVTGTSFIVINGALKSSMGLSAKSSIVEDGMMVEIMPEKMEALKAALRNMQDFSIGCGRQGAPEPDETVNIKWVENDVNFNVGVKSPIDGQPMDGIPSIRVRKSIHCKGTSRFICWREVFIIKSDDHPNGVHDPVDIDKLSGNIAKATCTALVKLLDLLATAGLMKLGVRTTIHPDNVGYEAGSEGMKLPPIYMNSLDNELIQVLHKAAQSSQDTHTVLELIFYILDY is encoded by the exons ATGGAAAAATTTGCCGTTGATTTGGACAAAGTTCTCGAcgattttgaatttaacgaag ATTGTGCAGAGCAAATAGCATCTGTTAATCCTTCTGCAAACAGTGCATCGTCTTCTGCGAGTAAGAGTAACTTGGAACCATCGGATTTAAAACCTTATAATTATCATTTGATAGAGTCTAGGACAGCCAACAAAGAATTGGATGTGGTATCTCCTCTGGAAAGGCATAAGGATCCACAGGAAACGGCTGGAAGGAGTATATGTGTCCAAGACAAGAACGTAATTCCTGATGCTCTTACCTATACTAAAGATGAAACGTCGCTAGATAGCTTGGACAgcgtaaatcatttttatatgcaagAATGCGCAAACGACAATAAATTGACGCAAAAACAAATTGTCCCGCCGTATAACTCCGAGCAGGTTCCTTTGACGATACATAACGACATAtcgcaaaaattaattcaaaaacaGCAAAATGGTAGTAGTAGCCCAAAGATTGACAATAGGTATGATAAAAAACTGAATCAATTTAATCTCAAACCCAGTGTTAGCAATGTCTTCAGTAGTTTAAACGACTATATAAACGCGCCGCCTGGAAGTTCGGACTGTATTCACCCTACGTTAGACGAGCAAGAAAGAGAATCCAATATAGAATCTAAACCTATTTGCCACGATAGGGAAGCACCTCGGTTAATTCAAAGTTCTGTGAAAAATACAGACGAAAGTACAGCGATTAAACAAGGAAGCAATACGATTAATAGTGGTAAAGAAGCTTCCATTTCAAGTCATCAGGATGTCGCGGTATCCGTAGCATCGGAATTTCCCGATACGCGTGAATCGAATATCGAAGAAGAtagtgtaaaaaatattcatttaccaagttatgaagaaataaaaaatgaatctgaACTCTCTAGAAACACAATGGTAACCGAAACATACAGATTAAGTACCGATGCAGAAGTAGTAAACGAGAAACTACATAGTAAACTCAATTTTGATCGGGTGcgtgaaaatattgatatcgTAAGCAGAGAGAATAATTCGAGATTTGAATATCTTCATGGCGCTCAGGCGACTAGTTGCGAAAAGAAGTCTGTAACACAATCGGAAGAAAGTAAACCGTTAGATGTAAAATGTTCTGTTACAACTGATAAACATAAAGTCAGTTCAAATCTAGTACATAAACCACTTGGATTCAGTAGTATCAATGATTTACCAGAGGAGGAACTGACTAAGTATTTAGCTGAAATAGAGGAAGAAGATACgctaaacaaagaaaataacaagCACGAAACTGTATTAGAAAATACAATGCAAAGTACATCACAAGATCAAAAGAACGAAGTTCAAaccttgaaaaatattatagaaccTTCAACGACAACAGAGGAAGAATTAagcaagaaaatagaaaatatttcggTAATTGATTATACGAAAGAagatacaaataaagaaatacagaCTGATTTATTAGAGAAACAGAATCAACAACAATACAACGATCAAGCGAAAGAAGATAAACGTAGCGACGTGTTAGATAATACAAGCAGTAGAAAATTCGAATTATCGCATATAGACGATGATGAGAAGGAAAAACACGAATATATTCATGTAACGTTAGAAAGCGGATCTATATCTAATACAGAGAGTATTAAGGACGTTCGAGAAGATTGTACAtatgatttaaatataaatcaagaATCATTGACTAACGATAGAACTGAAACGCAATTAAAGGagcagaaagaaaattttgggCAATATAGTCAAGCTTGCGAATTAAAAATGCAAAGCGACATCGATAATAATTCCGAAGAAAGCATTTCGATATCATccgaaataaaagtacaaagtaaTACGATAACGCATTATGATGATACAATGCCTAAATCTGTGGAGGCTTCCATAAGATCAAACACAAGCGATACCAGCGATGAATCAGAGAAGCCAGTGCGACCTCAGACTTTGGATATcgttttaacaaataatacaaGCGAACATCCGACACTTGGTTCTACAAGCGATACATCTGGTCAAGTGCAATCGGATGTCGATGCTATGAAAGAAGATCAAGGATCTTTGCCAGATATCTTAGACAATTCCTTACCAGAATCTAGTTTAGTTTTGGGAAAGCAACCCCCATTTTGGGTTCCAGATAGCAATGCACCCAGTTGTATGTTCTGCGATGTAAAATTTACAGTAATCAAAAGGCGACATCACTGTCGCGCGTGTGGAAAAGTCTTATGTAATAAATGCTGtagtatgaaatataaattagaataTCAGGGAAACATTGACTCCCGTGTTTGCGTTTCCTGTTATCAGCTTCTCACCAAAG cTGAAACTGAACAAGGTTTGGGAGAATGGACTTCTGGTTATTCAACGTGCATGAGTAACAATGATATCAATTCACCTCAG TTATCTGGCGGATTGGCTCCACCGCCTACGGTCATGGTACCCGTCGGAGTTCTTAAAAGAGAAGGTGGTACAAAGAACAGGCCTGAAGTTTCAAAATCTGTTATGTTTAGCGATG AACTAGACATGTCGTGGGACTTGAAACGGCCGTACCGGAAATTGGCGAGCATGATTATACCGACACCTGGATCGTCGGTGCCGAGTACTTCTGTCAAGAGGCAGAACTTGCCGCATTTGGATCCAAACACTGAAAGTTACGTGCCACACGAACCGAACGCCCTTCCGCCAACCGTAACGATACATAAAGGAC AAGTATCGTACCACCCTGTAACAGACGAGGATCTTCTCTACAAAACACTAAAAAATGATTGCGAGCCACCAGTAATGTTTGCAATTAATCGGAATCTCTATGCCTACGTTAAGATAGTAAATT TAAATTGCTGcgtaaataaaacatgttGGAACGTTACATCGAAAGGACTCGCTTGCGTAGGACAAGACGAGGTAATACTGTTAATTGAAACGTTGCCCGATGAAACCCAGATACCGAAGGACCTCCTTATTTTCATCAACGAGTTATATCTCGAAGCTATCGCAG GACACACGGTCTCCGAGTTGGGATTCTCGAGATATCATGGAGGAAATCTTTTGGGTTCTCGGAAACATGCTGGATTCCTTTTCATACGACAAACGTTTCAATGTTTACAAAAGATCGTTTTACCTCCTGCCCCTTTCCTAGTGGGTTTACTGGTGCACAg GTGGGAAACACCGTGGGCTAAAGTGTTTCCGTTGCGTCTTGTCCTACGAATTGGTGCGGAATATCGCAACTATCCTTGCCCGCTATTCTCCGTGCGATTTCGTGATGCCTTGTACTTCGAGATAGGACACACTGTTATGAAAGTGTTAGCGGATTTTCGAAACTTCGGGTACACGTTACCTACCGTGAGAGGACTGACTATACATTTCAGGAATCGAATAACGGATGTGATGTTCCCAAAGAATCGATACGATCAAGTGATCAAAGGTTTGAACAATTCGAACGACCACGTGCTAGCGTATGCTTCGAATTTCAGCATGGCTGCCGACTCGCACTTAGTCTGCATACAAACCAACACTGGCGACGAAAGCAATTACCAAACGCAAGCGATAAGTATCGCGAACAAACCAAGAACAG TGACAGGAACGAGTTTTATCGTTATCAACGGCGCGTTAAAATCGTCGATGGGTCTCTCGGCCAAATCAAGTATAGTGGAGGATGGAATGATGGTAGAAATAATGCCAGAAAAAATGGAGGCTTTAAAGGCGGCTCTCAGAAACATGCAAGATTTTTCTATTGGTTGCGGTCGACAAGGAGCACCCGAACCAGACGAAACAGTAAACATAAAATGGGTCGAAAACGATGTAAACTTCAACGTAGG AGTTAAAAGTCCTATCGATGGACAACCAATGGATGGTATTCCATCGATTAGAGTACGTAAAAGTATCCATTGCAAGGGAACAAGCAGATTTATTTGTTGGAGggaagtatttattattaag TCTGATGATCATCCGAACGGGGTTCACGATCCAGTGGATATAGATAAATTATCCGGAAATATAGCGAAAGCAACGTGCACAGCTTTGGTGAAGCTACTAGACCTTCTAGCTACTGCTGGTTTAATGAAACTTGGCGTAAGAACTACCATTCATCCCGATAAC GTGGGTTATGAAGCTGGTAGCGAAGGTATGAAATTGCCACCGATCTACATGAACAGTTTGGACAACGAATTAATTCAAGTTCTGCATAAAGCAGCGCAAAGCAGTCAGGATACACATACGGtgcttgaattaattttttacatactCGACTATTGA